The following proteins are encoded in a genomic region of Verrucomicrobiaceae bacterium:
- a CDS encoding phosphoribosylglycinamide formyltransferase, with protein MTADFIPASAAEVRQLRDQLAAEGKKLVFTNGCFDLLHAGHVRYLADARALGDAMVVALNSDASVRALKGPERPLNSENDRAEVLMALKAVDAVVVFGDERATQLIEAIQPHVYAKGGDYTVDSLNAEERAALQAVGAEIRILPLVPGRSTTATIRKMAAPTAKLRLGVLGSGVGTNFQAIVDAIQSGRLDAEVAVAISDQKESGFLAIARREGLAAQYVDAGANPKKLGEAAQKEIFEHLERARVDVVVLVGFMRILKDPVISAYAGRIVNVHPSLLPKHKGAHAVQDALDAGDAEAGCTVHLVTAEIDAGQILEQGRVPVLPGDTAAVLHGRIKSVEHVLLPKVLAEWRERGLRVG; from the coding sequence ATGACCGCTGATTTCATCCCTGCAAGCGCTGCCGAAGTGAGGCAGCTACGTGATCAACTCGCGGCAGAGGGCAAAAAACTGGTCTTTACCAATGGCTGCTTCGATCTGCTGCACGCCGGCCATGTGCGCTACTTGGCGGATGCCCGCGCTCTGGGTGATGCCATGGTGGTGGCGCTGAATTCCGATGCAAGCGTGCGTGCGCTCAAGGGCCCGGAGCGGCCACTCAACAGCGAGAATGATCGCGCAGAGGTTCTGATGGCGCTGAAGGCGGTGGATGCCGTGGTGGTCTTCGGCGATGAGCGGGCGACACAGCTCATCGAGGCGATCCAGCCCCATGTTTATGCGAAAGGCGGCGACTACACCGTGGATTCGCTCAATGCGGAGGAGCGTGCCGCTTTGCAGGCAGTGGGCGCAGAAATCCGCATCCTGCCACTGGTGCCTGGACGCTCGACGACGGCGACGATTCGCAAAATGGCCGCACCGACGGCGAAACTGCGCCTAGGCGTGCTCGGCAGCGGTGTGGGGACGAATTTTCAGGCCATCGTGGATGCGATCCAGAGTGGCCGCCTTGACGCGGAGGTGGCCGTGGCGATCTCGGATCAAAAAGAGAGCGGTTTCCTAGCCATCGCCCGGCGTGAGGGGCTAGCCGCCCAATATGTGGATGCAGGTGCGAACCCGAAAAAACTGGGAGAGGCTGCACAGAAGGAGATCTTCGAGCACCTCGAGCGTGCACGAGTGGATGTGGTGGTGCTGGTGGGCTTCATGCGCATTTTGAAGGACCCAGTGATCAGCGCCTACGCAGGCCGGATCGTGAATGTGCATCCTTCCCTGCTCCCGAAGCACAAAGGAGCGCATGCCGTGCAGGATGCACTGGATGCCGGCGATGCAGAGGCGGGCTGCACCGTGCATCTGGTAACGGCGGAGATCGATGCGGGGCAAATTTTAGAGCAGGGCCGCGTGCCCGTGCTGCCTGGAGACACGGCAGCGGTGCTGCACGGACGCATCAAGTCGGTAGAGCATGTGCTACTGCCGAAGGTGCTAGCCGAGTGGCGAGAGCGCGGACTGAGGGTGGGGTGA
- the mutL gene encoding DNA mismatch repair endonuclease MutL — protein sequence MSKIRILPDALASQVAAGEVVERPAAVVRELVENSLDAGASHIEIHAQRGGMAMLKIVDDGSGMDREDAMLSLERHATSKIRTKDDLAAIMTFGFRGEAVPSIASVSRFRLATRERDALVGTEVEVNGGKLIEVRDHGGAGGTTIEVRSLFFNVPARRKFLRTEPTEFSHVEQQVMLHAIANPHVAFTLTHNGAPVFHLPATRDLLQRIRGLMGDELASRLLKVDQQTHHGITISGYIGGPGMSRSNRQQQITYLNGRPIESASISYGLREGYHTALMKGQYPVTFLFIQMDAHAYDVNVHPAKKEVRFHDGNSVRDAIARAISRTLETANKLPTGHAPKRPEPISATEPHTEPAEPKQEVFRLPVTPSSAPLKRDFSPPPEPELPKAVSRPEVAPAPPLPAVEKSEPKSEMPEFRIIGVLQKLYVLMESREGLVMMDQHAAHERVNFEKFRRALETGGVPCQRLLMPITLQTTPRDADLLKQNLPSLSKLGIEIDAFGPNTFKVEAVPAFLKTDDPAAWLDGVIEELRSISSKTSSLRLSEDAIATTACRASVKSNDILSIPELQALLKDLFACEMPYCCPHGRPTLVQIGTAELERKFGRRAPV from the coding sequence ATGTCGAAAATCCGCATTCTCCCCGACGCCCTGGCCAGCCAGGTAGCCGCCGGCGAAGTCGTGGAGCGGCCCGCAGCCGTGGTGCGCGAGCTGGTGGAAAACAGCCTCGATGCCGGTGCCAGCCACATCGAAATCCACGCCCAACGCGGCGGCATGGCAATGCTCAAAATCGTCGATGACGGCAGCGGCATGGACCGCGAGGACGCGATGCTCAGTCTCGAAAGACATGCCACCAGCAAAATCCGCACCAAGGATGACCTCGCAGCCATCATGACCTTCGGATTTCGCGGTGAAGCAGTGCCCAGCATCGCCAGCGTATCGCGCTTTCGACTCGCAACACGAGAAAGAGACGCCCTCGTCGGCACCGAAGTGGAAGTGAATGGCGGCAAGCTCATCGAAGTACGTGACCACGGCGGCGCAGGCGGCACCACCATCGAGGTGCGCTCACTTTTCTTCAATGTCCCCGCACGGCGGAAATTCCTGCGCACAGAGCCCACGGAATTCTCGCATGTGGAACAGCAAGTCATGCTGCACGCCATCGCCAATCCGCATGTCGCATTCACACTGACACACAATGGCGCACCCGTTTTTCACCTCCCGGCCACGCGTGATCTGCTACAGCGCATTCGCGGCCTCATGGGCGATGAGCTGGCCTCACGCCTGCTCAAAGTAGATCAGCAAACACATCACGGCATCACCATCAGCGGCTACATCGGCGGACCAGGCATGAGCCGCTCGAATCGGCAGCAACAGATCACCTATCTGAACGGACGCCCCATCGAAAGTGCCAGCATCAGCTACGGCCTGCGTGAAGGCTACCACACCGCGCTCATGAAGGGGCAGTATCCTGTCACCTTTCTCTTTATCCAAATGGATGCACACGCCTACGACGTGAACGTGCATCCCGCAAAAAAGGAAGTGCGCTTTCATGATGGCAACAGCGTCCGTGATGCCATCGCCCGCGCCATCAGCCGCACCCTGGAAACGGCCAACAAACTGCCCACCGGCCATGCCCCGAAGCGCCCAGAGCCAATATCGGCCACGGAACCACACACCGAGCCAGCAGAGCCGAAACAGGAGGTTTTTCGCCTCCCCGTCACACCCAGCTCCGCACCGCTCAAACGCGATTTTTCGCCTCCACCAGAGCCAGAGCTCCCAAAGGCCGTTTCGCGGCCAGAAGTAGCTCCCGCGCCCCCTTTGCCAGCGGTCGAAAAATCCGAGCCCAAGAGCGAAATGCCCGAATTCCGCATCATCGGCGTCCTGCAGAAGCTCTACGTGCTCATGGAGAGCCGTGAGGGCCTAGTCATGATGGATCAGCACGCCGCACATGAGCGCGTGAACTTTGAAAAATTCCGCCGTGCCCTGGAAACTGGTGGCGTGCCCTGTCAGCGGCTGCTCATGCCCATCACCCTGCAAACCACGCCACGCGACGCCGATCTACTCAAACAAAACCTGCCATCCCTCAGCAAACTCGGCATCGAGATCGACGCCTTCGGCCCGAACACCTTCAAAGTCGAAGCCGTCCCCGCATTCCTCAAAACCGACGACCCCGCCGCATGGCTCGATGGTGTCATCGAAGAACTGCGCAGCATCAGCAGCAAAACATCCTCCCTTCGCCTCAGTGAAGACGCCATCGCCACCACCGCATGCCGAGCCAGCGTAAAGAGCAACGACATCCTGAGCATCCCCGAGCTACAAGCCCTGCTCAAAGACCTCTTTGCCTGTGAGATGCCCTACTGCTGCCCCCACGGACGTCCCACCCTCGTCCAAATCGGCACCGCCGAGCTCGAGCGAAAATTCGGCAGGCGAGCTCCAGTGTAG
- a CDS encoding iron-sulfur cluster assembly accessory protein, whose amino-acid sequence MISISPSAALHLRDLLAEKGSPQDHGLRLSVEKGGCAGMQYVMKVDLRHADDLVSTEHGVSVFVDAESMKYLSDCQLDYEDSLNDAGFKIRNPNAARSCGCGTSFEPQAA is encoded by the coding sequence ATGATTTCCATCTCTCCATCCGCTGCGCTTCATCTCCGCGACTTGCTGGCCGAAAAAGGCTCTCCGCAAGATCACGGACTGCGCCTGAGTGTGGAGAAGGGCGGCTGCGCAGGCATGCAGTATGTGATGAAGGTGGATCTGCGCCATGCGGATGATCTCGTGAGCACGGAGCATGGCGTATCGGTCTTCGTCGATGCTGAAAGCATGAAGTATCTGAGTGATTGCCAGCTTGATTACGAGGATTCGCTCAACGACGCAGGATTTAAAATTCGTAATCCAAACGCGGCCCGAAGTTGCGGCTGCGGCACTTCTTTTGAACCCCAGGCGGCATAA
- a CDS encoding TonB-dependent receptor plug domain-containing protein: MSHFRLLILLTCLSPIFPSSAQNVQELEETIIEGKAEELLQKAASASKGQTSSKELMERPFSRRGELLESVPGMIVTQHSGDGKANQYFLRGTNLDHGTDFGMYLDGMPINLRTHAHGQGYSDLNFIIPELVGELEYWKGNYYAPLGDLSSTGAARFKLVDALPQGILSSTFGAYDYTRTLVADSIQAGAGTLTVALEHQYYNGPWDLSSDATRWNGFARWHWENGRDKFNVTLMGYHGEWMSTDQVPQRAIDSGLIGRYGFIDPTNGGNSQRYSLSADWERVEGRVTTKANAYVGYYDLDLFSNFSYFTAGPGGDQFEQVESRWFAGAAASRDWRWDALGHEQRFSAGVNMHHDFISGIGLHQTTARQRTATVREDDIYQATYGLWSELEFKPTDWLRVIPGLRADFFHFNTRHSTLQENNGSLTKGLMSPKLAVIFGPWQKTELYLNAGMGFHSNDTRGVTLATDPATLLPTDRVDPLPRSYGAEFGIRNESIRHMVNTLSFWWLRSDSELIYVGDAGSSTAGPGSERFGVELSSYWRPTDWAMVDAEATWTAAALRGAATPSASIPGNVPVTLNAGFTLGKAEGFFGSLRARFFSPRPLTEDFADIRARESLQVNARVGYRRKNWEVSLDCLNLLNRQDNDIEYYYDSQLPTEAVPASDHHVHPVEPRMLRVSMTWRW; the protein is encoded by the coding sequence ATGAGCCATTTTCGCCTTCTTATCCTTCTGACCTGCCTTTCGCCGATTTTTCCATCCTCGGCTCAAAATGTGCAGGAATTGGAGGAGACGATCATTGAGGGCAAAGCAGAGGAATTGCTGCAAAAGGCCGCTTCTGCATCAAAAGGCCAAACCAGCTCCAAAGAGCTGATGGAGCGGCCTTTTTCTCGCCGGGGTGAGCTTTTGGAAAGTGTGCCAGGCATGATCGTGACGCAGCACAGTGGCGATGGAAAGGCGAACCAATACTTCCTACGCGGTACGAACCTGGACCACGGCACGGACTTCGGCATGTACCTCGATGGCATGCCGATCAATCTGCGCACACATGCACATGGACAAGGCTACTCGGATCTGAACTTCATCATTCCCGAACTCGTAGGTGAGCTGGAGTACTGGAAGGGCAACTACTACGCTCCTCTGGGCGATCTGAGCAGCACGGGCGCAGCGCGGTTCAAGCTGGTGGATGCGCTGCCGCAGGGCATCCTGAGCAGCACTTTCGGTGCGTATGACTACACACGCACACTGGTGGCAGACAGCATCCAGGCCGGTGCAGGCACGCTGACGGTGGCGCTGGAGCACCAGTATTATAATGGCCCATGGGATCTGAGCTCCGATGCCACACGCTGGAACGGGTTCGCACGTTGGCATTGGGAAAATGGCCGCGATAAGTTCAATGTGACGCTGATGGGCTACCACGGTGAGTGGATGAGCACGGATCAGGTGCCGCAGCGGGCCATCGACTCGGGTTTGATCGGTCGCTACGGCTTCATCGACCCGACGAACGGTGGGAACTCGCAGCGCTACAGCCTCAGTGCAGATTGGGAGCGTGTGGAAGGCCGCGTGACGACGAAGGCGAATGCCTATGTGGGATATTACGACCTCGATCTGTTTTCAAACTTCAGCTACTTCACCGCAGGACCTGGTGGGGACCAGTTTGAGCAGGTGGAGAGCCGCTGGTTCGCAGGCGCAGCAGCCTCACGCGACTGGCGCTGGGATGCACTGGGCCATGAGCAGCGCTTCAGCGCAGGCGTGAATATGCACCATGATTTCATCAGCGGGATCGGCCTGCATCAGACCACCGCACGGCAGCGCACGGCGACTGTCCGCGAGGACGACATCTACCAGGCCACCTACGGCCTGTGGAGCGAGCTGGAATTCAAGCCGACCGATTGGCTACGCGTGATCCCCGGCCTGCGAGCGGACTTTTTCCACTTCAACACACGCCACAGCACCTTGCAGGAAAACAACGGCTCACTGACGAAGGGCCTGATGAGTCCGAAACTCGCGGTGATCTTTGGCCCATGGCAAAAGACGGAACTTTACCTCAATGCAGGCATGGGCTTTCACAGCAATGACACACGCGGTGTCACGCTGGCGACCGATCCCGCGACGCTACTGCCTACAGATCGTGTCGATCCTCTCCCACGCAGCTATGGCGCGGAGTTTGGTATTCGGAATGAAAGCATCCGTCACATGGTCAATACACTGAGCTTCTGGTGGCTGCGCAGTGACTCGGAGCTGATCTACGTGGGGGATGCGGGCAGCAGTACGGCAGGTCCTGGCAGCGAGCGCTTTGGTGTGGAGCTCTCTAGCTACTGGCGGCCCACAGACTGGGCCATGGTCGATGCAGAGGCCACCTGGACTGCCGCTGCACTACGTGGTGCCGCCACGCCGAGTGCCTCCATCCCCGGCAATGTGCCAGTGACGCTGAATGCGGGCTTCACGCTCGGGAAGGCAGAGGGTTTCTTCGGCAGTCTGCGGGCCCGCTTCTTCAGCCCACGCCCGCTGACAGAAGACTTCGCAGACATCCGTGCTCGCGAGAGCCTGCAAGTGAACGCCCGCGTCGGCTACCGGCGGAAGAACTGGGAAGTGTCCTTGGATTGCCTGAATCTGCTCAACCGCCAGGACAACGACATCGAGTACTACTACGATAGTCAGCTACCTACCGAGGCAGTGCCCGCGTCTGATCATCATGTGCATCCGGTGGAGCCACGCATGCTACGAGTGAGCATGACTTGGCGCTGGTGA
- a CDS encoding RNA polymerase sigma factor, with the protein MTALPASLDLPIALGEHAAAQESAELLKIHAAQAGDMAAFEWLVHRHEERLYTFCCRWLCCTEDAREVCQDAFVRAWQALPEFECRARFSTWLYQIALNLCRDRAKTRATRQREHTVALDEVVQTPPCPQPAPDTNAEWQSELQKLERGMAALPDHLRAVLILTTLEGLSHVECAQVLNCTARGIEGRLYRARQMLMQWWDAVP; encoded by the coding sequence ATGACAGCCTTGCCCGCGAGCCTTGACCTGCCGATCGCACTCGGTGAGCACGCAGCGGCACAAGAAAGCGCCGAGCTGCTGAAAATCCATGCCGCGCAGGCCGGCGATATGGCCGCATTTGAGTGGCTGGTGCATCGACATGAGGAGCGTCTTTATACCTTCTGCTGCCGCTGGCTGTGCTGCACGGAGGATGCGCGGGAGGTCTGCCAAGATGCCTTCGTGCGTGCATGGCAGGCGCTGCCGGAGTTTGAGTGCCGGGCGCGGTTTTCGACGTGGCTATATCAGATCGCACTGAATCTCTGCCGTGACCGCGCCAAGACCCGCGCCACTCGCCAGAGGGAGCACACAGTGGCGCTGGATGAGGTGGTGCAGACGCCGCCCTGCCCACAGCCTGCGCCAGACACCAATGCAGAATGGCAAAGCGAGCTGCAAAAGCTGGAGCGCGGCATGGCGGCACTGCCAGATCATCTCCGCGCCGTGCTGATCCTCACGACGCTGGAGGGCCTCAGTCATGTCGAGTGCGCTCAGGTGCTAAACTGCACGGCCCGTGGCATCGAGGGCCGCCTCTACCGTGCCCGGCAGATGCTCATGCAGTGGTGGGATGCTGTGCCGTAG
- a CDS encoding periplasmic heavy metal sensor: protein MKWLLLSALCSAVLAGGTAWFVTDWALHRHGESHAHDHAEPDLHAWMHEHLDLTPEQHTAMEPYEAAFEKERTRLQADIRSAGQDVATALDAATLDDARLKAALERLNQSQGELQRQTLDHFFAMKRYLRPAQAKKLLEWTHDSLAREP from the coding sequence GTGAAATGGCTGCTGCTCTCCGCTTTGTGCTCTGCTGTGCTGGCAGGTGGCACGGCATGGTTTGTCACGGACTGGGCACTGCATCGCCATGGCGAGAGCCACGCCCATGATCACGCGGAGCCGGATTTACACGCGTGGATGCATGAGCACCTGGATCTCACGCCTGAGCAACACACAGCCATGGAGCCCTATGAGGCAGCGTTTGAAAAAGAGCGCACTCGCCTGCAAGCGGACATCCGCAGTGCTGGTCAGGACGTCGCCACAGCTCTGGACGCGGCCACGCTGGATGATGCGCGGCTCAAGGCTGCTCTAGAGAGGCTGAATCAAAGCCAGGGCGAGCTGCAAAGGCAGACGCTGGACCATTTCTTTGCCATGAAGCGCTACCTGCGACCTGCGCAGGCGAAAAAACTCCTCGAATGGACCCATGACAGCCTTGCCCGCGAGCCTTGA
- a CDS encoding TonB-dependent receptor, translated as MPYLGGLPSSAVIQNADIKRVCLTQPAPAPSLRTPNTIVFMKSSIFYSLSSILLLTSAHAQQPSRQLPETVITAQKSPSITVPSITEKKEQIAKTVAGGANVVDAEQYKTGRAATLKDALDYSPGVLIQSRFGSEEARISIRGSGIQRTFHGRGLWLMQDGMPLNLADGGFDMQAIDPMAAQYIEVFRGANALQYGGTTLGGAVNFVSHTGHDVPALQTRFEAGSFNTLRAQISGGFVQGDTDGYAGLTAAHTDGFRDWSEQESLRFFANVGTKISSNLENRFYLTWVDSKSQLPGGLTKAEFELNPQLAAPANIIGRQRRDYQLLRLANKLTYSDGDNTLTFSAFWSWKDLDHPIFQVIDQLSNDVGFDLRYDRRGTLFGRRNDLTIGLGYMYGNVQDNRYANLGGQRGAIAAQNELQSANFNVYFQDQLHLSDTLSLIAGASVIYANPDLNEQTLTGPNNNDRQEYWGFSPKLGLLWDITPQAQVYFNASRSFEPPSFGELVAVTPGSVGLAALKPQTATTLELGTRGETDRLAWDFSYYYAWIDDEYLTLGAPGNATLTTNAGRTIHQGVEFALNAKLTDHLTLRQNFLWNDFRFARDAAWGDRMLPGVPPFYYRAELLYEHPSGFYAGPNFEWSPHRYAADLARTTFADPYALLGFKIGYRTKKGPSFFAEVRNIFDENYSPTTGVVQNATIPAQSRVFLPGDGRSFYAGVEWKW; from the coding sequence ATGCCATATCTCGGCGGTCTTCCAAGCTCTGCGGTCATCCAAAATGCAGACATCAAGCGTGTCTGCCTCACTCAACCCGCGCCTGCGCCATCGCTGCGCACGCCAAACACCATCGTTTTTATGAAATCCTCTATCTTCTATTCTCTATCTTCTATCCTCCTCCTCACCTCGGCACACGCACAGCAACCTAGCAGACAACTCCCCGAAACCGTCATCACCGCTCAAAAATCACCTTCCATCACCGTGCCTTCGATCACGGAAAAGAAGGAGCAAATCGCCAAAACCGTCGCTGGTGGGGCCAATGTGGTCGATGCGGAGCAATACAAGACGGGCCGTGCAGCGACGCTGAAGGATGCGCTCGATTATTCTCCTGGGGTGCTCATTCAGAGCCGCTTCGGCTCGGAGGAGGCGCGTATCTCCATCCGTGGTAGTGGCATCCAGCGCACCTTTCATGGCCGCGGGCTGTGGCTGATGCAGGATGGCATGCCGCTGAATCTCGCCGACGGCGGATTCGACATGCAGGCCATCGATCCGATGGCGGCGCAGTACATTGAGGTCTTTCGCGGTGCGAATGCACTGCAATATGGCGGCACCACGCTCGGTGGGGCGGTGAATTTCGTCTCGCACACGGGGCATGATGTACCCGCACTCCAGACACGCTTTGAAGCCGGCAGTTTCAATACGCTGCGGGCGCAGATCAGCGGTGGATTCGTCCAGGGTGACACGGATGGCTACGCAGGCCTCACCGCAGCGCACACCGATGGCTTCCGTGATTGGAGCGAGCAGGAGAGCCTGCGCTTCTTTGCCAATGTGGGCACGAAGATCAGCTCGAACCTGGAAAACCGCTTTTACCTCACCTGGGTGGACAGCAAGTCGCAACTGCCCGGTGGTCTGACGAAGGCGGAGTTCGAACTCAATCCGCAACTCGCTGCGCCAGCAAACATCATCGGCCGCCAGCGCCGCGACTACCAGCTCCTGCGCCTCGCGAACAAGCTCACCTACAGCGATGGGGACAATACGTTGACGTTTTCCGCCTTCTGGAGCTGGAAGGATCTGGATCACCCGATCTTCCAAGTCATCGACCAGCTCAGCAATGATGTGGGCTTTGATCTGCGCTACGATCGCCGTGGCACGCTGTTTGGACGGCGCAACGATCTCACCATCGGCCTCGGCTACATGTATGGAAACGTGCAGGACAATCGCTACGCCAATCTCGGCGGCCAGCGCGGTGCCATCGCCGCGCAGAACGAGCTCCAGTCCGCCAACTTCAATGTGTACTTCCAGGATCAACTGCATCTCAGCGACACGCTCTCACTCATCGCAGGTGCCTCCGTGATCTACGCCAATCCCGACCTCAATGAGCAGACGCTCACCGGTCCGAATAACAATGACCGGCAGGAATACTGGGGCTTCAGCCCAAAGCTGGGCCTGCTGTGGGACATCACACCGCAGGCGCAGGTTTACTTCAATGCTAGCCGCAGCTTTGAGCCGCCGTCCTTTGGTGAACTCGTCGCTGTGACGCCCGGATCGGTCGGTTTGGCCGCACTGAAGCCGCAGACAGCCACCACGCTGGAGCTCGGCACACGCGGCGAGACAGATCGCCTCGCCTGGGACTTCAGCTACTACTACGCGTGGATCGACGACGAGTACCTCACCCTGGGTGCTCCTGGCAATGCGACACTCACCACCAATGCCGGTCGCACCATTCATCAGGGTGTCGAGTTCGCTCTGAATGCAAAGCTCACGGACCACCTCACGCTGCGGCAGAACTTCCTGTGGAATGACTTCCGCTTTGCCCGCGATGCTGCCTGGGGTGACCGCATGCTGCCCGGCGTGCCACCTTTCTACTACCGCGCAGAGTTGCTCTATGAGCACCCCAGCGGCTTCTACGCCGGGCCGAACTTCGAGTGGTCACCGCACCGCTATGCGGCGGATCTCGCACGCACCACCTTCGCCGATCCGTATGCGCTGCTCGGTTTCAAGATCGGCTACCGCACGAAAAAAGGCCCCAGCTTCTTCGCCGAGGTGCGGAACATCTTTGACGAAAACTACAGCCCCACTACTGGCGTGGTCCAAAACGCCACCATCCCTGCCCAGAGCCGCGTTTTCCTCCCAGGTGACGGACGCAGCTTTTACGCTGGTGTGGAGTGGAAGTGGTGA
- a CDS encoding DUF1080 domain-containing protein: MENHWELARRAGWQRLTPSTRRRKGWQRYDAYIATEKQYADFVLDLEFKINAKGNSGVFMRVGDLKDHVKSGFEVQILDTHGLAKPGHHDCGGIVHGTSPSKNMVKPAGEWNRYTITVRGRSVKVVFNGEQVIDTTLEAMKMADRPNAGHISFQDEALRVWYRNVRIKELK; the protein is encoded by the coding sequence ATGGAAAACCACTGGGAACTGGCTCGTCGAGCCGGATGGCAGCGTCTCACTCCATCCACGCGAAGGCGAAAAGGCTGGCAGCGCTACGATGCCTACATCGCCACGGAGAAGCAGTATGCCGACTTCGTGCTCGATCTGGAATTCAAAATCAATGCCAAGGGCAACAGCGGCGTCTTCATGCGAGTCGGTGATTTGAAGGATCACGTCAAAAGCGGCTTCGAGGTGCAGATCCTCGATACCCACGGCCTAGCGAAGCCCGGTCATCACGACTGCGGCGGCATCGTCCATGGCACCAGCCCCTCGAAGAACATGGTCAAGCCCGCTGGCGAGTGGAATCGCTACACCATCACCGTGCGTGGCCGCAGCGTGAAGGTCGTGTTCAATGGCGAGCAAGTCATCGACACCACCCTCGAAGCCATGAAGATGGCAGATCGGCCCAATGCAGGCCACATCAGCTTCCAAGACGAAGCGCTGCGTGTGTGGTACCGCAATGTGCGAATCAAGGAACTGAAGTGA